In one Candidatus Rokuibacteriota bacterium genomic region, the following are encoded:
- a CDS encoding ABC transporter substrate-binding protein, which translates to MKSRVLLIVVMAAALAVGPLVSIAQAAGEIFLPILTYRTGPYAPSGIPIANGANDYLNLLNQRDGGINGVKIVFEECEMQYDTKQAVECYERLKSKSPVIVNPYSTGVTYQLIPKAPVDKVVVHSMGYGMTASADGRWFPWVFNFPMTYWSQASAFIKYVGAQEGGLDKLKGKKIAHIYHNSPYGREANPVLEELAKKHGYELTLLAVDHPGQEQKATWLQIRRLNPKWIYISGWGVMNQVAVKEAAAIGFAMDHVVGNWWTGTEVDVIPAGDAAKGYKSMAFNAPGAGFKLHQEIFTHLYDKGKGAYGNDRSKVGEALYNRMLINTMLNVEGIRTAMTKYGNKPLTGEQVRWGFENLNLTEKRLEELGMKGMLRPLRVTCENHEGNGMALVQQWDGRKWNIVSDWIEPMRDVVRPKLEEAAVVEGKKLGYTMRDCSKEK; encoded by the coding sequence ATGAAATCGAGAGTCCTTTTGATCGTCGTGATGGCCGCGGCCCTTGCCGTTGGTCCCCTGGTCAGCATCGCCCAGGCAGCTGGGGAGATCTTCCTGCCGATCCTGACCTACCGGACAGGCCCCTATGCTCCCAGCGGGATCCCCATCGCCAACGGCGCCAATGACTACCTCAACCTCCTCAACCAGCGGGACGGCGGGATCAACGGCGTCAAGATCGTGTTCGAGGAGTGCGAGATGCAGTACGACACCAAGCAGGCGGTGGAGTGCTACGAGCGGCTGAAGTCGAAGAGCCCGGTGATCGTCAACCCGTACAGCACGGGCGTCACCTACCAGCTCATCCCCAAGGCGCCGGTGGACAAGGTCGTCGTCCACTCCATGGGCTATGGCATGACGGCATCGGCCGACGGGCGCTGGTTCCCGTGGGTGTTCAACTTCCCCATGACCTACTGGAGCCAGGCCTCGGCTTTCATCAAGTACGTGGGTGCGCAGGAGGGCGGGCTCGACAAGCTCAAGGGGAAGAAGATCGCCCACATCTACCACAACAGCCCCTACGGCCGGGAGGCGAACCCGGTGCTCGAGGAGCTGGCCAAGAAGCACGGATACGAGCTGACGCTGCTCGCCGTGGACCATCCCGGCCAGGAGCAGAAGGCCACGTGGCTGCAGATCCGCCGCCTCAACCCGAAGTGGATCTACATCTCCGGCTGGGGAGTCATGAACCAGGTCGCCGTGAAGGAGGCCGCGGCCATCGGTTTCGCCATGGACCACGTCGTCGGCAACTGGTGGACGGGGACCGAGGTCGACGTGATCCCGGCGGGCGATGCCGCGAAGGGCTACAAGTCCATGGCCTTCAACGCCCCGGGGGCCGGTTTCAAGCTGCACCAGGAGATCTTCACGCACCTGTACGACAAGGGGAAGGGCGCCTACGGCAACGACCGCTCCAAGGTCGGGGAGGCGCTGTACAACCGCATGCTCATCAACACCATGCTCAACGTCGAGGGCATCCGCACGGCCATGACCAAGTACGGCAACAAGCCGCTCACGGGCGAGCAGGTGCGGTGGGGCTTCGAGAACCTGAACCTCACGGAGAAGCGGCTCGAGGAGCTCGGCATGAAGGGGATGCTGCGCCCGCTCCGCGTCACCTGCGAGAACCACGAGGGTAACGGGATGGCGCTGGTCCAGCAGTGGGACGGCAGGAAGTGGAACATCGTCTCCGACTGGATCGAGCCCATGCGCGACGTGGTGCGGCCCAAGCTCGAGGAGGCCGCGGTGGTGGAGGGCAAGAAGCTCGGCTATACCATGCGGGACTGCTCGAAAGAGAAGTAG
- a CDS encoding branched-chain amino acid ABC transporter permease codes for MIYREAGQFKSTYATDQAIFPIIQDRVVVLGAVVAAFLVPPLLGSEYWLQAVLIPFLVYALAALGLNLLTGYAGQLSLGTGGFMAVGAYSAFKLSTAFPWLNIILVFLLSGVIAALVGIVFGIPSLRIKGFYLAVATLASQFFLIWLFNKVPWFVNYASSGTITAPGRTVLGIVVTGPNATASARYVVALSFVVVFALLAKNLVRGRVGRAWMAIRDRDIAAEIIGVRPLRTKLLAFAISSFYCGIAGAELVFLFLGSAETLAFDITQSFLVLFMVIVGGLGSVLGSILGAAFIIVVPIFLTNVPHTLGIALSVAILKQLELMVFGGLILFFLIVEPHGLARLWQIGKEKLRLWPFPH; via the coding sequence GTGATCTACCGCGAGGCGGGGCAGTTCAAGTCCACGTACGCGACCGACCAGGCGATCTTCCCGATCATCCAGGACCGCGTGGTGGTGCTGGGGGCCGTGGTCGCGGCCTTCCTCGTGCCGCCGCTTCTCGGCAGCGAGTACTGGCTCCAGGCGGTCCTGATCCCGTTCCTCGTCTACGCGCTGGCGGCGCTGGGCCTGAACCTCCTCACGGGCTATGCCGGGCAGCTCTCCCTCGGCACCGGCGGCTTCATGGCCGTGGGGGCCTACTCGGCCTTCAAGCTCTCCACGGCCTTCCCCTGGCTCAACATCATCCTGGTCTTCCTGCTCTCGGGCGTGATCGCGGCCCTGGTCGGCATCGTCTTCGGCATCCCGAGCCTCAGGATCAAGGGCTTCTACCTGGCCGTGGCCACCCTGGCCTCGCAGTTCTTCCTCATCTGGCTCTTCAACAAGGTGCCGTGGTTCGTGAACTACGCCTCGTCCGGCACGATCACGGCGCCGGGGCGCACCGTGCTCGGCATCGTGGTCACCGGCCCCAACGCCACCGCGTCGGCGCGGTACGTGGTGGCGTTGTCCTTCGTCGTCGTCTTCGCCCTCCTGGCGAAGAACCTGGTGCGCGGCCGGGTGGGGCGGGCGTGGATGGCCATCCGCGACCGCGACATCGCCGCGGAGATCATCGGGGTGCGGCCGCTCAGGACCAAGCTCCTGGCCTTCGCGATCTCCTCGTTCTACTGCGGGATCGCGGGCGCGGAGCTGGTCTTCCTGTTCCTCGGCAGTGCCGAGACCCTGGCCTTCGACATCACCCAGTCCTTCCTCGTGCTCTTCATGGTGATCGTCGGCGGCCTGGGCAGCGTCCTGGGGTCGATCCTCGGCGCCGCGTTCATCATCGTGGTCCCCATCTTCCTGACCAACGTGCCGCACACGCTCGGCATCGCCCTGTCGGTGGCTATCCTGAAGCAGCTCGAGTTGATGGTCTTCGGGGGGCTCATCCTCTTCTTCCTCATCGTCGAGCCGCACGGGCTGGCGCGGCTCTGGCAGATCGGGAAGGAGAAGCTCCGGCTGTGGCCGTTTCCCCACTAA
- a CDS encoding ATP-binding cassette domain-containing protein yields the protein MYDHVILVLKGVSLQVPEGGIVALLGANGAGKSTTLKSISGLLRTERGDVTKGSIELLGEPLQRKNAAEVVRHGIVQVMEGRRSPRRRTCWPAPIRAPTAAPSSRTWNASTPTSRGSRNGGGSTPVTSPEASSRWWRSVARSWPIRGSCCWTSPPWAWRPCWSPRSSTSSPGSTGTRRWPCSWPSRTPPWRSAWPSTPTSWRTGGSCWTATVRPSARTRTSRSSTWGSRAWASARATATSSTTSGASGGSRDRAASDAADAAADRGGVESLRRRPGRDGRATGCDPRRAHVGDRAQRRGEDLAAQHDQRLLPPRQRAHRPR from the coding sequence ATCTACGACCACGTGATCCTCGTGTTGAAGGGCGTGTCGCTCCAGGTCCCCGAGGGGGGCATCGTCGCCCTCCTCGGGGCCAACGGCGCGGGCAAGTCGACGACGCTCAAGTCCATCTCCGGGCTCCTGCGGACGGAGCGGGGCGACGTCACCAAGGGCAGCATCGAGCTCCTGGGCGAGCCCCTGCAGCGGAAGAACGCGGCCGAGGTGGTGCGGCACGGGATCGTCCAGGTGATGGAGGGGCGGCGGTCACCGCGGAGGAGAACCTGCTGGCCGGCGCCTATACGCGCCCCAACGGCCGCGCCATCCAGCAGGACCTGGAACGCGTCTACGCCTACTTCCCGCGGCTCGCGGAACGGCGGGGGATCGACGCCGGTTACATCTCCGGAGGCGAGCAGCAGATGGTGGCGATCGGTCGCGCGCTCATGGCCCATCCGAGGCTCATGCTGCTGGACGAGCCCTCCATGGGCCTGGCGCCCATGCTGGTCGCCGAGATCTTCGACATCGTCACCCGGCTCAACCGGGACGAGAAGGTGGCCGTGCTCCTGGCCGAGCAGAACGCCGCCATGGCGCTCCGCGTGGCCCAGTACGCCTACATCATGGAGAACGGGCGGATCGTGCTGGACGGCGACCGTACGACCATCGGCGAGAACGAGGACGTCAAGGAGTTCTACCTGGGGCTCTCGGGCGTGGGCCAGCGCAAGAGCTACCGCGACGTCAAGCACTACAAGCGGCGCAAGCGGTGGCTCTCGTGACCGGGCCGCCAGCGACGCCGCAGACGCAGCTGCGGATCGAGGGGGTGTCGAAAGCCTTCGGCGGCGTCCAGGCCGTGACGGGCGTGCGACTGGATGTGACCCGCGGCGAGCTCATGTCGGTGATCGGGCCCAACGGCGCGGGGAAGACCTCGCTGCTCAACATGATCAGCGGCTTCTACCACCCCGACAGCGGGCGCATCGTCCTCGATGA
- a CDS encoding phenylacetate--CoA ligase family protein, with protein sequence MAVVSVDRRTGYWDRKKETMTAGVRRRYQDGWVRALVRHAWDRAPGVRRRLEAAGLGPAAIRGVGDLARLPVLKKHALPDLQKADPPFGGFCAVPMEKIRRIFVSPGPILEPLGPEFGGFHAETGMYAGGFRRGDIVLNTYAYHLTPAAHLIDEALALLGCTAVPTGVGNTDTQVLLARTLHATGYVGTPSFLMTILKRAAEMGGGRLPIEVAQVGAEPFPESMRRAFQDEYGIVARQGFGTADLGMIAYECAEASGMHLVDDAVLQVCDPQSGEPLADGQLGEIVATVRHESYPMIRFGTGDLTVVDRSLCPCGRTSARMLGWRGRADEVTKVRGMFIHPRQVDETVARGGGAARYQILVTREGHQDGLTLRAELPPGADAAAATTALEAAIRDVIKLRGRVEIVPPGAIADNAKKIDDQRKWD encoded by the coding sequence GTGGCTGTCGTGAGCGTGGACCGTCGGACGGGCTACTGGGATCGCAAGAAGGAGACCATGACCGCGGGGGTCCGGCGGCGCTATCAGGATGGCTGGGTGCGCGCCCTGGTCCGCCACGCCTGGGACCGGGCGCCGGGCGTGCGCCGGCGGCTGGAGGCGGCGGGGCTCGGGCCCGCGGCGATCCGCGGTGTCGGGGACCTGGCTCGGCTGCCGGTGCTGAAGAAGCACGCGCTGCCCGATCTGCAGAAGGCTGACCCGCCCTTCGGGGGCTTCTGCGCGGTGCCCATGGAGAAGATCCGCCGCATCTTCGTCTCTCCCGGTCCCATCCTCGAGCCCCTGGGGCCGGAGTTCGGCGGCTTCCACGCCGAGACGGGGATGTACGCCGGCGGGTTCCGCCGGGGCGACATCGTGCTCAACACCTACGCCTACCACCTGACCCCGGCCGCGCACCTGATCGACGAGGCGCTGGCGCTCCTCGGCTGCACCGCGGTGCCGACGGGGGTGGGCAACACCGACACGCAGGTGCTGCTGGCGCGGACACTTCACGCCACGGGCTACGTGGGCACGCCCTCCTTCCTCATGACGATCCTCAAGCGCGCCGCCGAGATGGGCGGGGGGCGCCTGCCGATCGAGGTGGCCCAGGTGGGCGCCGAGCCGTTCCCGGAATCCATGCGCCGCGCCTTCCAGGACGAGTACGGCATCGTCGCCCGCCAGGGCTTCGGCACGGCCGACCTGGGCATGATCGCCTATGAGTGCGCGGAGGCCAGTGGCATGCACCTCGTGGACGACGCCGTGCTCCAGGTGTGCGATCCCCAGAGCGGCGAGCCCCTGGCGGATGGGCAGCTCGGGGAGATCGTCGCCACCGTGCGGCACGAGAGCTATCCCATGATCCGCTTCGGGACGGGGGATCTCACGGTCGTGGACCGAAGCCTGTGCCCCTGCGGCCGCACCTCGGCGCGGATGCTCGGCTGGCGCGGGCGGGCCGACGAGGTGACCAAGGTGCGCGGCATGTTCATTCATCCGCGCCAGGTGGACGAGACGGTGGCGCGGGGGGGCGGCGCCGCGCGCTACCAGATCCTGGTCACGCGCGAGGGGCACCAGGACGGGCTCACGCTCCGCGCGGAACTGCCACCGGGGGCGGATGCCGCGGCGGCGACGACCGCGCTGGAGGCTGCCATCCGCGACGTGATCAAGCTCCGGGGCCGCGTCGAGATCGTCCCCCCTGGCGCG
- a CDS encoding branched-chain amino acid ABC transporter permease: protein MIHRECGVLKTTYEADMALYPLPIARWTVAAVAVLMFVVLPLSVHEYYLSIVNLVSISVVGALGLNILVGYTGQISIGHGAFMSVGAYTAANFAVRLGFPFWLSLPLGGLMAAAVGAVVGIPSLRIKGLYLAIATLAGQLIIEWTINHVTFISGGVQASIQVPRPELFGYPIATQRQMYFFLLIFVVLALVATMNLVRSRIGRAFIAIRDHDIAAEIIGVNIFRYKLLAFAISSFYAGVTGVLYTYYQGIANYEQFQIVTSIDYLAMIIIGGLGSVLGSVFGATFVTLLPIVIRYTMEASGGLLFSEAAVRNLIPNLRLILFGALIIFFLVVEPEGLNRLWRNIRNYFRLWPFAY from the coding sequence ATGATCCACCGCGAGTGCGGGGTCCTCAAGACGACGTACGAGGCCGACATGGCTCTCTACCCCCTGCCCATTGCCCGGTGGACAGTGGCGGCCGTGGCGGTGCTCATGTTCGTCGTCCTCCCGCTGAGCGTGCACGAGTACTACCTCTCCATCGTCAACCTGGTGTCGATCTCCGTCGTGGGCGCGCTGGGGCTCAACATCCTGGTGGGCTACACGGGCCAGATCTCCATCGGCCACGGGGCCTTCATGTCGGTGGGCGCCTACACCGCGGCCAACTTCGCCGTGCGCCTGGGCTTTCCCTTCTGGCTGTCGCTGCCGCTGGGGGGGCTCATGGCCGCCGCGGTGGGCGCCGTGGTGGGCATCCCGTCGCTGCGGATCAAGGGGCTCTACCTCGCCATCGCCACGCTGGCCGGGCAGCTCATCATCGAATGGACCATCAATCACGTGACCTTCATCAGCGGCGGGGTGCAGGCCTCCATCCAGGTGCCCCGCCCGGAGCTGTTCGGCTACCCGATCGCCACGCAGCGACAGATGTACTTCTTCCTCCTGATCTTCGTCGTGCTGGCGCTGGTGGCCACCATGAACCTCGTGCGGAGCCGCATCGGGCGTGCCTTCATCGCCATCCGCGACCACGATATCGCCGCCGAGATCATCGGGGTCAACATCTTCCGCTACAAGCTCCTCGCCTTCGCCATCTCCTCCTTCTACGCGGGCGTGACCGGGGTGCTCTACACCTACTACCAGGGGATCGCGAACTACGAGCAGTTCCAGATCGTCACCTCCATCGACTACCTGGCGATGATCATCATCGGGGGGCTCGGCTCCGTGCTCGGGTCGGTGTTCGGCGCGACCTTCGTCACGCTGCTCCCCATCGTCATCCGGTACACGATGGAGGCGTCCGGCGGGCTCCTGTTCTCCGAGGCGGCGGTGCGCAACCTCATCCCGAATCTCCGCCTGATCCTGTTCGGGGCGCTGATCATCTTCTTCCTAGTCGTTGAGCCGGAGGGGCTCAACCGGCTCTGGAGGAACATCCGGAACTACTTTCGCCTCTGGCCCTTCGCGTACTGA
- a CDS encoding AMP-binding protein — MREKDRGIWQSYTWRQYHDHIRDFALGLAALGFGRGDKLTVIGDNRPRLYAAQVAAQALGGASVPLYQDSIARELAYVLAHAEVSIIVAEDQEQVDKILALRAELPALRHVIYEDPRGMTHYRFDWLRAFTDVEEIGRKFGEEHPRYFEAAIERGTPEDLAFICYTSGTTGNPKGAMLTHANALATAEGFLSVEDVRREDDWLAYLPMAWVGDSFYTLVVGLMVGFTCNCPESPETVQRDLRELGPTAVLAPPRIWENMLTSVQVRAADSTRLKRWVFERFRDVAERAEILRADGTPVPLGLRLACLLGEFFVYGPIRDQLGLGRARWAYTGGAPLGPDTFRFFRSIGVNLKQVYGSTETTGFVSQQPDTEANPTTAGRPYPAIEVRVAERGEVLIRGGGVFRGYFKAEEATREVLDAEGWFHTGDAGFLDPRGHLVIIDRAKDVGQLADGTPFAPQFIENKLKFSPFIREAVGFGHDRPFVAAMVAIDLSTVGNWAERRGLPYTSYMDLSQKDEVRELIREEIAKCNATLPEASKVRRFLLLTKDLEADDAEMTRTRKVRRRFIAEKYAAIIDAFYSGRGEVELATVITYEDGRQATLQSRARIQEVDSGTLAHA; from the coding sequence ATGCGGGAGAAGGACCGTGGGATCTGGCAGTCCTACACCTGGCGCCAGTACCACGACCACATCCGCGACTTCGCCCTCGGCCTGGCGGCGCTCGGGTTCGGCCGGGGCGACAAGCTCACCGTGATCGGCGACAACCGCCCGCGCCTCTACGCGGCGCAGGTCGCGGCGCAGGCGCTGGGCGGTGCCTCCGTGCCGCTGTACCAGGACTCCATCGCCCGGGAGCTGGCGTACGTGCTGGCGCACGCCGAGGTCTCGATCATCGTGGCCGAGGACCAGGAGCAGGTGGACAAGATCCTTGCGCTCAGGGCCGAGCTTCCCGCCCTCCGCCACGTGATCTACGAGGACCCGCGTGGGATGACCCACTACCGCTTCGACTGGCTCCGCGCCTTCACCGACGTGGAGGAGATCGGCCGGAAGTTCGGGGAGGAGCACCCCCGCTACTTCGAGGCGGCGATCGAGCGCGGGACGCCCGAGGACCTGGCCTTCATCTGCTACACCTCGGGCACCACCGGCAACCCCAAGGGGGCGATGCTCACCCACGCCAATGCGCTTGCCACCGCCGAGGGCTTCCTGTCGGTCGAGGACGTGCGGCGCGAGGACGACTGGCTCGCCTACCTGCCCATGGCCTGGGTGGGTGACTCCTTCTACACCCTCGTCGTGGGGCTCATGGTCGGATTCACCTGCAACTGCCCCGAGAGCCCCGAGACCGTCCAGCGCGACCTGCGCGAGCTGGGGCCGACGGCCGTCCTGGCACCGCCCCGGATCTGGGAGAACATGCTCACCTCCGTGCAGGTGCGTGCCGCGGACTCGACGCGCCTCAAGCGGTGGGTCTTCGAGCGGTTCCGGGACGTCGCCGAGCGCGCGGAGATCCTGCGCGCAGACGGCACACCCGTGCCCCTGGGGCTCCGGCTCGCGTGTCTGCTGGGGGAGTTCTTCGTCTACGGCCCGATCCGCGACCAGCTGGGGCTCGGCCGGGCGCGCTGGGCCTACACGGGCGGCGCCCCGCTGGGGCCCGACACCTTCCGCTTCTTCCGCTCCATCGGGGTCAACCTCAAGCAGGTGTACGGCTCCACCGAGACGACGGGCTTCGTCTCGCAGCAGCCGGACACGGAGGCGAACCCCACGACCGCCGGCCGCCCGTACCCCGCGATCGAGGTCAGGGTCGCCGAGCGCGGCGAGGTGCTGATCCGCGGTGGCGGTGTCTTCCGGGGGTACTTCAAGGCCGAGGAGGCCACGCGCGAGGTGCTGGACGCCGAGGGCTGGTTCCACACGGGCGACGCCGGCTTCCTCGATCCGCGCGGCCATCTCGTCATCATCGACCGGGCGAAGGACGTGGGTCAGCTGGCCGACGGGACGCCCTTCGCGCCGCAGTTCATCGAGAACAAGCTGAAGTTCAGCCCCTTCATCCGCGAGGCGGTGGGGTTCGGCCACGACCGACCATTCGTCGCCGCCATGGTCGCCATCGACCTCAGCACGGTGGGCAACTGGGCCGAGCGCCGGGGGCTGCCGTACACCTCCTACATGGACCTCTCCCAGAAGGACGAGGTGCGCGAGCTGATCCGGGAGGAGATCGCCAAGTGCAACGCGACCCTGCCCGAGGCGTCAAAGGTCCGGCGCTTCCTGCTCCTCACCAAGGATCTCGAGGCCGATGACGCCGAGATGACGCGCACGCGGAAGGTGCGGCGCCGGTTCATCGCCGAGAAGTACGCCGCGATCATCGACGCCTTCTATTCGGGCCGAGGCGAGGTGGAGCTGGCGACCGTCATCACCTACGAGGACGGCCGCCAGGCGACGCTCCAGTCGCGCGCGCGCATCCAAGAGGTCGACTCGGGGACCCTGGCCCATGCTTGA
- a CDS encoding ABC transporter ATP-binding protein yields the protein MLGLNNIEVIYDGVILVLKGGSLTVRAGGITTLLGANGAGKTTTLKAISGLLHSERGEVTKGSVEFHGERIDGLPPHDIVKRGVVQIFEGRRVFEHLTTEENLVAGAHVQASRQRVQEGIERTYTYFPRLKERRTVQSGYLSGGEQQMLVIGRALMARPRVMLLDEPSLGLAPMLVEEIFEIVQRLNQQEQVTVLLVEQNATLALGIAEHGYVMENGRIVLDGTAEALKENADIKEFYLGLTEVGARKSYRDVKHYKRRKRWLS from the coding sequence ATGCTGGGACTCAACAACATCGAGGTGATCTACGACGGGGTGATCCTCGTCCTCAAGGGCGGGTCGCTCACCGTCCGCGCGGGCGGCATCACCACGCTCCTGGGCGCCAACGGCGCCGGCAAGACCACCACGCTCAAGGCCATCTCCGGCCTGCTGCATTCCGAGCGCGGCGAGGTCACGAAGGGCTCCGTGGAGTTCCACGGCGAGCGGATCGACGGGCTGCCCCCCCACGACATCGTCAAGCGCGGGGTCGTGCAGATCTTCGAGGGGCGGCGCGTGTTCGAGCACCTGACGACCGAGGAGAACCTCGTCGCCGGCGCCCACGTCCAGGCCTCGCGGCAGCGGGTGCAGGAGGGGATCGAGCGCACCTACACCTATTTCCCCCGGCTCAAGGAGCGGCGCACCGTCCAGTCGGGGTACCTGTCGGGCGGCGAGCAGCAGATGCTCGTCATCGGCCGGGCGCTCATGGCGCGCCCCCGCGTGATGCTGCTGGACGAGCCCTCGCTTGGCCTGGCGCCCATGCTGGTGGAGGAGATCTTCGAGATCGTGCAGCGCCTGAACCAGCAGGAGCAGGTGACCGTGCTCCTGGTGGAGCAGAACGCGACCCTGGCGCTCGGCATCGCCGAGCACGGTTACGTCATGGAGAACGGCCGCATCGTGCTCGACGGCACGGCCGAGGCCCTCAAGGAGAACGCCGACATCAAGGAGTTCTACCTGGGGCTCACCGAGGTCGGGGCGCGCAAGTCGTACCGCGACGTCAAGCACTACAAGCGGAGGAAGCGGTGGCTGTCGTGA
- a CDS encoding branched-chain amino acid ABC transporter permease, whose amino-acid sequence MLDWQFFSLLLSNGILIGLMYSLIALGFVLVYKATDAINFAQGEFVMIAGWGVAAAMALYGAPLWLAVAAGLGGMIGFGFGLERVVLRPLIGRPIVAVIMATIGLAAVLRGLGPLLWGAETRSLSLPISDSPIVWGPLFIPPIQLLGAVVSLLFLAAFGWFFLKSRKGIAMRAVADNQQVAMAMGINVERYFALAWAMAGVVSALGGIIWGSLLGVDVHLALVGFKVFPVVILGGLDSVPGAILGGLIVGIVENVAAGYVDPWVGGGTKDFAPYLLMIIALMVRPYGIFGKATIERV is encoded by the coding sequence ATGCTTGACTGGCAGTTCTTCTCGCTGCTCCTGTCCAACGGCATCCTGATCGGGCTGATGTACTCCCTCATCGCCCTCGGCTTCGTCCTGGTCTACAAGGCCACGGACGCCATCAACTTCGCCCAGGGCGAGTTCGTCATGATCGCGGGGTGGGGCGTGGCCGCGGCGATGGCGCTGTACGGCGCCCCGCTCTGGCTGGCGGTGGCGGCGGGACTGGGCGGCATGATCGGCTTCGGCTTCGGGCTGGAGCGCGTCGTGCTGCGGCCGCTCATCGGCCGGCCCATCGTCGCCGTGATCATGGCCACGATCGGGCTCGCCGCCGTGCTGCGCGGCCTCGGACCGCTCCTCTGGGGGGCCGAGACGCGGTCCCTGTCGCTGCCCATCAGCGATTCCCCCATCGTGTGGGGGCCGCTCTTCATCCCGCCCATCCAGCTCCTGGGCGCCGTGGTGAGCCTGCTCTTCCTGGCGGCCTTCGGCTGGTTCTTCCTGAAGAGCCGCAAGGGCATCGCGATGCGGGCGGTGGCCGACAACCAGCAGGTGGCCATGGCCATGGGGATCAACGTGGAGCGCTACTTCGCGCTGGCCTGGGCCATGGCCGGCGTCGTGTCGGCCCTCGGCGGGATCATCTGGGGCAGCCTCCTGGGGGTGGACGTGCACCTGGCCCTGGTGGGCTTCAAGGTCTTCCCGGTGGTCATCCTGGGAGGCCTCGACTCGGTCCCCGGGGCCATCCTCGGCGGGCTGATCGTCGGCATCGTCGAGAACGTGGCCGCTGGCTACGTGGATCCCTGGGTGGGGGGCGGGACCAAGGACTTCGCCCCCTACCTGCTGATGATCATCGCGCTGATGGTCCGGCCGTACGGCATCTTCGGCAAGGCGACCATCGAGAGGGTCTAG
- a CDS encoding ABC transporter substrate-binding protein, translating to MKRGLAILIGLMVALGASLGGVSPAAASHEIVIGLQCDRTGATQVVGVNWCPGYHDYVALVNSKGGVEGHKIKVLEIDHEYKVPPAMEGYERFKKEGAVLIGLYGTPHTYALMKKLTEDKIPGTSPGFGSAGAANGSKYPYIFPIAATYWSQAAASVKWAKDQLGGSLKGKKIAYLMYDNPAGHEPKEIFEDLAKLEGFELKIFAVPPPGVEMGAQTLDIAQRYRADFVIAHLFGRSPSVSIKELKRVGYPLKKVVSFVWGSAEADVEAAGGYGVAEGYAGLQFAGVGQDYPVLNEIREMYKKQGKPAPKEMTQSAYYNRGPMVAAVHLEAIRNAVKAKPDGKITGADVKAGFEKVKGLTLGGLIPPLEFSPSDHEGGGWVQVFQVKGGKFVKATDWFKAYPEVVGKHVKEAK from the coding sequence ATGAAACGAGGCCTGGCCATCCTGATCGGACTGATGGTGGCACTCGGAGCATCGCTCGGCGGGGTGTCCCCCGCGGCGGCGAGCCACGAGATCGTCATCGGGCTGCAATGCGACCGGACTGGCGCGACCCAGGTGGTCGGCGTCAACTGGTGTCCGGGCTATCACGACTACGTCGCCCTCGTGAACTCCAAGGGCGGCGTGGAGGGCCACAAGATCAAGGTGCTCGAGATCGACCACGAGTACAAGGTGCCGCCCGCCATGGAGGGGTACGAGCGCTTCAAGAAGGAGGGCGCCGTCCTGATCGGGCTCTACGGCACGCCGCACACGTATGCCCTCATGAAGAAGCTGACCGAGGACAAGATCCCCGGCACCTCCCCGGGCTTCGGCTCGGCGGGGGCTGCCAACGGGAGCAAGTACCCCTACATCTTCCCCATCGCCGCGACCTACTGGTCGCAGGCGGCGGCCTCGGTGAAGTGGGCCAAGGATCAGCTGGGCGGCAGCCTCAAGGGCAAGAAGATCGCGTACCTCATGTATGACAACCCCGCCGGACACGAGCCCAAGGAGATCTTCGAGGACCTGGCCAAGCTCGAGGGCTTCGAGCTCAAGATCTTCGCCGTGCCGCCTCCCGGTGTGGAGATGGGCGCGCAGACGCTCGACATCGCGCAGCGGTACCGCGCCGACTTCGTCATCGCGCACCTGTTCGGACGCTCGCCGTCGGTGTCCATCAAGGAGCTGAAGCGCGTCGGCTATCCGCTCAAGAAGGTCGTCTCCTTCGTCTGGGGCTCTGCCGAGGCCGACGTCGAGGCCGCCGGCGGGTACGGGGTCGCGGAGGGGTACGCGGGGCTGCAATTCGCCGGCGTCGGCCAGGACTACCCGGTGCTGAACGAGATCCGCGAGATGTACAAGAAGCAGGGCAAGCCGGCGCCGAAGGAGATGACGCAGTCGGCCTACTACAACCGCGGGCCCATGGTGGCCGCGGTCCACCTCGAGGCCATCCGCAACGCCGTCAAGGCCAAGCCGGACGGCAAGATCACGGGCGCCGACGTCAAGGCCGGCTTCGAGAAGGTCAAGGGCCTGACCCTGGGCGGTCTCATCCCGCCCCTGGAGTTCTCGCCGTCGGACCACGAGGGGGGCGGCTGGGTGCAGGTCTTCCAGGTGAAGGGCGGGAAGTTCGTGAAGGCGACGGACTGGTTCAAGGCCTATCCGGAGGTCGTGGGCAAGCACGTCAAGGAGGCGAAGTAG